CAGCAACAGGGCCACGTCGGCCTTGAAGCCCGTTGCGCCGGTGTGAAGGCCAAGGTGCCCGCAACTGAAATCCTGTACGTGGACGGCAAGGACATGACCGCGGTCCAGTCCACGGCCACGGCCAAGCTCCAGGCCGCCAAGGATGCCGACGTCATCATCGGCCTCGGCGCTCCGATCACCCTGACCCTGCTGAAGTCCGTCACTGACGCCGGCAGCTCGTCGAAGGTTGCCAGCTTTGACCTCAACGCCGACCTTGCCCAGAAGATCGTGGACGGCGCCGTGATCTTCACGGTCGACCAGCAGCCGTGGCTCCAGGGCTACATGTCCGTTGACTCCCTGTGGCAGGCCAAGCGCGGTGGCTTCAAGATCGGTGGCGGCCAGCCCGTCCTCACCGGCCCAACCATCGTGGACAAGACCAACGCATCAGATGTCCTCAAGTTCGCCCAGCAGGGCGTCCGCTAGATCCAGGAACCAGGCTGCGCGGCGGTTCCCTGCCGCGCAGCCTGACCAACAAGGAGTCCTCCCCTATGGCAAACACAGCAACCCTGCCGCCGGCGCCGGCTACGGCCCCCGGCGATGAACGGATCGGGCGGCGCAGCCCCCTCCAGAAGTTCCTCGCAAGGCCCGAAGTTGGAGCATTGGTGGGCGCGGTGGTCCTCTTCATCTTCTTCGCGTCCGTTTCGCAGACGTTCACCCAACCCAACGCACTTGCTACCGTGCTCTACGGCTCATCGACCATCGGAATCATGGCGGTAGGTGTGTCCCTGCTGATGATCGGTGGCGAGTTCGACCTCTCCACCGGTGTTGCCGTGATCTCCTCCGCACTCACCGCGTCGCTGTTCAGCTGGAACTTCTCCCTGAACGCCTGGGTCGGCGTAGGGTTGGCCCTGGTGGTCTCCCTGGGCATCGGTTTCATCAACGGCTGGATCCTCGTCAAAACCAAACTGCCCAGCTTCATCGTCACCCTGGCCACGTTCCTGATGCTCACCGGCCTCAACCTGGCACTCACCCGCCTCATCGGCGGCAGCGTATCCTCGCCGTCGATCTCCAAGCTGGACGGCTTTGAATCAGCTCGTGCGGTCTTCGCGTCCTCCGTCAGCATCGGCGGGGTGGAGGTCAAGATCACGGTCTTCTTCTGGATCGTCCTGGTGGCCGTGGCCTCGTGGATCCTGCTGCGCACCCGGATCGGGAACTGGATCTTCGCAGTAGGCGGCGACGCGAACGCCGCCCGCGCCGTGGGTGTTCCGGTAACAAAGACCAAGATCGGCCTCTTCATGGCCGTGGGTTTCTGCGGCTGGATTCTGGGTATGCACAACCTGTTCGCCTTCGACGCCGTGCAGTCCGGCGAGGGAGTGGGCAACGAATTCCTCTACATCATCGCCGCCGTCATCGGTGGCTGCCTCCTGACCGGCGGCTACGGCTCCGCAGTGGGTGGTGCTATCGGCGCCTTTATCTTTGGCATGGCCAACAAGGGCATCGTGTACGCACAATGGAATCCGGACTGGTTCAAGTTCTTCCTGGGCTTGATGCTGCTGCTGGCCACCATCGTCAACCTCATCGTCAAGCGCCGGGCAGAGCTCAAGTAAGGGGCCGGAACAATGAACGCACAACAGATCGACCAGCAAACCCTGCTGAAAGGCGAGAAGGATCCTTTGACACACACACCGGTCCACCTGCTGTCCCTCGATGGAGTGGGCAAGCACTACGGCAACATCATCGCTCTGCGGGATGTCACCATGGCCGTGGACAACGGCCGTGTCACCTGTGTCCTGGGCGACAACGGTGCAGGCAAGTCGACCCTGATCAAGATCATCGCCGGCCTGCACCAGCATGACGAAGGCACCCTGCACGTGATGGGCGATGCCAGGAAGTTCAACTCCCCAAGGGACGCGCTCGACGCCGGTATTGCCACGGTGTACCAGGACCTGGCTGTTGTTCCGCTGATGCCCATCTGGCGCAACTTCTTCCTCGGCTCTGAATTGACCAAGGGATTTGGGCCGTTCAAGAGCATGGATGTCCAGAAAATGAAGGAGATCACGCTCAGCGAACTGGCCCAGATGGGCATCGATCTCCGCGATGTGGAGCAGCCCATCGGTCAGCTGTCCGGCGGTGAGCGCCAGTGCGTGGCGATCGCCCGGGCCGTGTACTTCGGTGCGAAGGTGCTGATCCTGGACGAGCCCACTGCGGCGCTTGGCGTGAAGCAGTCCGGCGTGGTGCTCCGCTACATCCTGCAGGCCCGCGACCGCGGCCTTGGCGTCATCTTCATCACGCACAACCCGCACCACGCTTTCCCAGTGGGCGACCGGTTCCTGCTGCTCAAGCGTGGCAAGTCAATCGGCTACTACGACAAGAAGGACATCACCCTGGATGAGCTGACGGCCCAGATGGCCGGAGGTGCAGAACTGGCGGAGCTCGCCCACGAGCTTGAGCAGCTCGGTGGCCACTCGGATGCCCTTGAGGAAGTCAAAGCCGAAGTGGCCGGTGTGGAGGAATCAGTTCCGGAAAACGCCACCAAGCGGCACTGACGGGATAGCCGCTGGAAGTCCTGCCCGGTGCGCATGCTGGCTCCGGGCAGGGCCGTTTCCGGCGAAGGACCCATTCTAGCGAAGCGGCGCCGTGGTGCCGCGCAGGGCCAAGGTTGGCTCAATGAGCTTGCGTTCCGGTTTGAGCGCCGGATCCGCTATGCGGGCCAGGAGCCGGTGGGCGGAATCCGTCCCAACGAGGTCGCTGCGGTTGTCGATGGAGGTCAGGTCCAGGAATCGCGACTTGGCCAAGGGGGAGTTGTCGTAGCCGATCACCGACACGTCGGCAGGCACTGACAGGCCGCGTGCTTTAATGGCTGCGAAAGCGCCGAGGGCCATGGAGTCGTTCGCTGCGAAGATCGCAGTGGTGTCCGGATGGCGCTCCAGGAGCCGGCTTGCTGTCTCGTAGCCGTCTTCCTCCGATGTTCCGGTGGACTCGCTGATGACGGGCTCGACGCCGGCAGCTTCCACGGCGCGACGGTAACCGGCGCGCCGGTGTGCGGAGGCGCCGTCGGCCCCTGAGACGTGGCCGATGCGGACATGGCCCAAACCCAACAGGTGGTTGGCCGCCATGCTTCCGCCGCCGTCGTCATCGTTGGTGATGAGGTCCGCGCCCAAGGGCACGCCTTTGCGCCAGCCGGCCACCACGGTGGGCACCCAGGTCTTGGCGAGCATGGCCTCGCTCGGTTCGGCGGCTATCACCAGCGCATCGACGTGCATGGCGAGCAGGCCGTCTGTGGCTTCCTTGATCCGGTTTTCGCCTGGCCGGGAGTCCGCAAGCATCACCTGGTACCCGAGGTTTGAAAGGACGGATTCCATTCCGCGGAGCAGGTCAACGAACCAGGGGTTCCGGTAGTCATCGATGACCAGGCCGATGCTTTTCGTGCTGCTGCTCGCCAGGGTGGTGGCGGCACGGCTCGGCCGGTAGCCCAGTTCCGTGATGGCGTCCCGGACGGCGTTACGGCGCTTTTCGCTGATTCTTTCGGGGTCTTTGAGGAACAGTGACACCAACGACGGCGAGACGCCGGCTTGGGTGGCGACGTCGTAGAGCGTGGGGCGTCGGTTGTTGTTCAACGGAGTTGGCTGCCTTTCGTGTCCTCTCCCGAGGATAGTCGCAAAAGGATTGACAGGACATATAGACATGGTTACGCTCAAAGCCAGCGCAAAAATTGTAGCGCTACAAAATGCCGGACGATCCCCATACGACGGCAGAATTTCGAAGGAGAAATCAATGGCTGAAAGCCTCGGCGTAGCCGTCATCGGAGCAGGCATGGCAGGCAAGGCCCACGCCGCCGCTTACCGCACGGCATCTGCCCTTTATAGCCCCGTGCTTCCCCAGATCCGCCTCGTCTCCATTGGCGACGTCAATGCTGAGTTCGGCTCCCTGGCTGCACGCCGATTCGGCTACGAACGCAACGACACTTCATGGCAGGCCATTGCCGAAGCCGATGACATCGACGTCGTCAGCGTGGTGATCGCCAACTCCCTGCACCGCGAGGTGGTCGAAGGCCTGCTCGCCGCCGGCAAGCACGTCCTCTGCGAGAAGCCGCTCAGTGACACCCTCGACGACGCCCGTGCCATGGCGGAAGCCGCACGCACCGCCGAGGCCCGCGGAAACCTGGCACGCATCGGATTCACGTTCCGCCGAACCCCAGGCATCGCCTACATTCGGGACCTGATCCGGAACGGCGTGCTGGGAAACGTCCTGCACTTCAGCGGCCGGTACTGGACCGACTACGGGTTCAGCCCCCAGGCTCCCATGAGCTGGCGCTACAAAGGCGGCCCGGGCTCAGGTGCGCTGGCCGACGTCGGAAGCCACCTGACCTATATCTCCGAATTCCTGTGCGGCAACATCACCTCCATCAGCGGTGGCAGGCTGTCCACCGCGATCGACAAGCGTCCGCTCCCGCTCAGCGCAGTCATGGGTCACGACCATGCGGCCGTGAGCGACACCTTCGAGGCCGTGGAGAACGACGATTACGCGGCCTTCAACGCAGAGTTCACCAGCGGTGCCGGCAGCTTCGAAGTCTCCCGGGTGGCCGCCGGCCACGCCAACAGCCTCCAATTCGAGGTCTTCTGCGAGAACGGTGGAGCAAAGTTCGACCAGCGCCGTCCCAACGAAATCCAGCTCTTCCTCAACGACGGGTCCGGCCTGCAGGGCGGCTACCGCCAAGTCATCCTGGGGCCGGGGCACCCCTACATTGCCGGCGGCCTGGCCATGGACGCCCCGGAAGTCGGCTTCGGCCAGAACGATGCCTTCGGCTACCAGGCACGGGCCTTCCTGGAAGAGGTCGCGGGCTTGGCCGAAGTGGACTCCCTGCCCCGTTGCGCAACGTTCGACGAAGGTGTCCGAAACATGGAACTCCTCGGCGCGGTCACTGAGTCCGCCCTGAACAACGGAAAGAAAATCACGCTATGAAACTCGGGGTCTACAACGCGATCCTCCACGACCGTCCGCTTCCTGAAGCGCTCAAAGTCATCGCCGACCTCGGCCTGACAGGCATCGAGATCAACACCGGCGGGTTCCTTCCCGCCGTGCATGTCCCCACGTTCGACCAGATCCTGGAAAGCGACGCCGCCCGCGACGACTACCTCGGGATCTTTGAGGGCACAGGCGTGTCCATCGCGGGCCTGAATTGCAACGGCAACCCCCTGCATCCCAAGCGGGAAATCGGTGAGAAGCACGCCGAGGACATCCGTCGGTCCATCCGGCTGGCGCACCGCCTCGGCCAGGACCGCGTGGTGACCATGTCCGGCCTGCCCGGTGGCGAACCCGGTGCCACCACGGTCAACTGGGTGGTCAACGCCTGGAACTCCGCCGCGCTGGATGTGCTGGATTACCAATGGGGAGTGGCTGCCGCCTTCTGGAAGGAAACCGACCGGCTCGCCGCAGACCATGGCGTGAAGGTGGCGTTGGAGCTGCACCCGCAGAACATCGTTTTCAATACCGCGGACGTCTACAAGCTGGTCGAACTCACCGGCGCCACCCACGTTGGCGTCGAACTGGACGCATCCCACTTGTTCTGGCAGCAGATGGATCCCGTGGCGGTGGTCCGGGAACTTGGGCCACTGGTCTTCCAGGCGGCAGCCAAGGACGTCCGCGTGAACAAGGACAACGCTGCGCTCTACGGTGTGCTGGACAATAGTTTCCGGCGGCTCTCGGAATCGGAAAACCGGACCAACCTCGGTGGCGACGAATGGGCCAACGAATGGCCCAAGAACTCCGCCTGGGACTTCGTGGCCCTGGGCCGTGGTCATGACACCGCGTTCTGGACCGAGTTCCTCCGGGTCCTGCACGACGTCGATCCGAACATGCTGGTCAATATCGAGCACGAGGACGTTTCGCTGGGCCGGATCGAGGGGCTGGAGGTTGCGGCGCAGGTCCTTCGCGACGCCGACGCAGCCCTTGCGGCATCGTTGAACGTCCCCGCCTAAGCGCGCCGTGCTGCGTCCGGGGCGGAGGCTACGGCCCCCGCCCCGGACGCGCCGCTCACCGTTCCGTGTGCTGCACGCTGGTGCTAGGCCGGGACCCTGACGGGGACGCCGGTCTCCAGGGACAGTTGTGCTGCGTCGGCCACCTTTGACGCCGCCACGGCGTCTTCGGGAGTGCAAGGATTCGTACGCTTGCCCAGCACAACCTCTACGAAGGCCGCCATCTCGGCCCGGTATGCCTGGTCAAACCGCTCGGCGAAGGTGGTGTGCGCAGTGCCGGACGGGAACGTAACTGCGGGCTCGGCCGACCTCAATGCCATCTGCTGGTCCATCCCCACCAGCACTGATTGCTCGGAACCTTGAAGTTCCAAGCGGACGTCATGCCCGGCTCCGTTGTAGCGGCTCGCCGATACCGTACCCACCGTGCCGTCGTCGAACGTCACCAGAGCCAGTGCGGTGTCGACGTCGCCCACCTCACCGATGGCCGGATCACCGTTGTTGGAGCCCTTGGCGTAGACTTCCACGATTTCCCTGCCGGTGAGCCATCGGAGGATGTCGAAGTCGTGGACTGAACAGTCGCGGAACAAACCGCCCGACGTTGCAAGGAACTCAACCGGCGGCGGGGTCATGTCGCAGGTGACAGCCCGAAGTGAGTGGATCCAACCGAGTTCCCCGGCCTCGTAGGCCCGTTTGGCCTCCAAGTACCCGGCATCGAATCGGCGCTGGTGACCGATTTGGACGGTGCCCGATTTCTCGCTGATGTAGTCGAGGACCGGTAGTGACTCCGCAACATTTACTGCCACGGGCTTTTCGCAGAAGACCGGGATGCCTGCGTCCACACCTGCGCGGATGAGTCCGGGGTGGGTCGCTGTGCCTGTCGCAATGACCAAGCCGTCCACGCCGGAATTGATGAGCTCCTCCACGGATCCAAGGAATTCGGCGCCCACGCTGTCTGCCACTGTGCGGGCGTGGTCTTCTGCCACATCCGTCAATTTCAGGCTTACGTGAATGCCGTCGGGGTTGAGGGACTCGTTGAGGGCGCTGATGTTCTTGGCATGCATCACGCCAATCCGGCCTACGCCTACGAGCCCGAGGGTCACGTTCTTCATCATTTCTGTCTCCGTCAGTGCAGCAGAAGGTCATCTCCAAGGAGAGATTCCTGAAGTGAGACTAGAGGTTGTCAGATTGTCCTGTCAAACATCGGGCGGGATGTGAGAGAGGGTGTGGTTGAAAGGGGTGGGATATGAGAGAGCGTGTGGTTGAAAGGGGTGGGATGTGAGAGAGCGTGTGGACATGGCTGACGCGGGCCGAAGAGTCTGGGGGAAAACTCCGACCCGCGCCAGGTCCATGGGGCCGGTCAGGCGATGATCTTCATCGCCTGCCAACCGGTACCCAGGCTGGTGGGGGGAACGTTTCTGAACGTTCCGCTGCCCGAGCCCGGATACAGCCACAGGGTGTCTCCGATGCGGCCGAGGACGTCATTCTTGGCGTCACCGTCCAAGTCCCGGGGCCCTGCCATCGATGTTCTGTTGTCCCAACCCGCGGAGATCTGCGTCCACGGCAACCAATCGCTGGCTCCGTCACCGGGATAGAGCCAGAGTGCGCCGGTATCCGCACGCCGGGCCAGCACGTCTGCTTTACCATCTCCATTAAAGTCCCCGGTGCTGAAGATTGCATTCATGACATTCCAGCCCGTTCCCACCGTGGTGGGCGTCCGGAGGCCACCGCTGCCGTTTCCTGCGTAGAGGCGCAGGTCCCCGGTGCTGCGCCGGGCCATGATGTCGGGAATGCCGTCACCGCTGAAGTCCCCGGGGGAGAACAGCTGGGTCATGGCACTCCAGCCGGTACTGATCTGCGAGCGGGCACCGAAGCCACCGGCCCCGTCCCCTGGGTACAGCCACAGGACATCTCCGGCGCGGGCCACGACGTCGGCCTTGCCGTCCCGGTTGAAGTCACCGGGAGTGATGGCGTCAGTCCCCGTTGACCAGTCCGAGGCCGGTACGGCAACCTTCCTGGCCTGGAAGCCGCCAGCGCCGTCACCCGGGTACAGGTACAGGTTTCCCGTCGCATCGGAGGCCAGGACGTCGGCTTTGCCGTCACCGTCGAAATCATGGGCCGACGGCGGACCGGCTGCGGGAACGCTGTAGGTCTGGGTACCTACGGCGGATGTGTTGCCGGCGGTGTCCACTCCGATGTACTTGAGCACCAGGGCGGAGTTGCCCATCACGATCGGGGAGGCGTATTTGATGTTCGTTGCACTTTCCGTGGCAGTCGGCGTGCTGCCGTCCGTGGTGTAGTAAATGCTGGCTCCTGCCTCGTTGGCCGAAAGTGCGATAGTTGCTCCGCTGGGCAGCGCGCGGCCGGTGGGATTCGCCGTCACTGTGGGAGGCGTGGTGTCAGGTGGCACGGTGTATGTTTGCGAGGCAACATCGGAGGCATTGCCGGCAGGGTCGGTGGCGTAGTACTTGAGGACCATTGGATCCGGACCGTCAAAGGTGATGGCCGAGGTGTACACGATCCCCGCGCTCAGCGGATCCGTGCCGTCCTTGGTGTACTTGATCACCGAGTTGGGCTCATTGGACGTCAAAGTGATCGACGTGCCGGCGGCGTAGGCTCCTCCTGCCGGGTTCGCTGTCACCACGGGTTTGGTGGTGTCCGGTCCCGTGGAGTAGGTCTGGGTGGCCACTGCGGATGCGTTGTTTGCGGTGTCCACTGCGAAGTACTTCAGGGTCTTGGGGCCGTCAATGGTGATGCTTGCCGTGTTCGGGTAGCTCACCTTCGTTGGCGTCGACGTCGTGGGCGTGGACCCATCGGTGGTGTAGTAGATGGTCCCGGGCTCATTGGTTGACAGGGTGACCTTCTGGCCTACGTTATATGTTCCGCCCTCAGGCGTGGCTGTCACTATGGGAGCGACCGTGTCAGCGGTGATGTAGGCCTCGAATTCGGCCAGGCCCACGTTGGTGGTGGAGCCGCTGACGGCGGTGATGTTGAACCGCAGGGAGCTCACCGTCCGGGCCGGGAAGTTGACGGTCAGGCCCGAGCCGTTGTTGGGCAGTGCGGGAACCGGGACGGTGCTGCCATCGGAGAACTGCAGGTTGCCGCCCGTCACCTGGTCGCTGGCTACCGGCCTGTCGAAGAGCGTCACGGCGTTGATGGTGCGCGCGGGGGAGAAGTTGTATTGGATCCAGCTTCCGGCCTTCCCTCCGTTGGTGACCCATTCCCGGGTTGCATCCATGGGGGATCCCCAGGCGTAGCCGTCGCGGGCCTTCTCCGGGCTTTGTGCCGAGGCTTTCTGGGAGGACGCGGACACCGTGGTGCCGGGCGATTTGGCTGCGTTCCCGGTCCATTCGATGGCCGTGATGTACTGCCGCTTGAGCCAATCACTGTAGGGCGGTGCCGGACACGGTGAATCGCAGAGGTACTTGTCGAAGTCGGCGAAACGGACAAATGCGTTCACCTTCGCCGTGAGCTCGGCACCAGTCACGTTCTGCACGTACTCGTCGATGACATAAGCGTCGTATGCGGAGGACGTATGGGGCCCTGTGTACGACCGGGTTGCCAGCTGGGCGAACTTCGCGGTGGCCCAGTGGTCGCTGTGGTCGTAGGGGTCGTTATAGTTTCCGGTCCAGTCCTGGGTACGGAAAGTGGTGGGCCGGAAGTTGTTGACCATGGTGTTCAACGTGGTTTGAAACTGCTCCTTGGTGTAAGCGGCCGAGTTATCCACGGGACGGATTGACGACAACCTGCCGTCCCACAGCTTCAGGATGCTCTGGCCCCCATACCGGGAGCTGCCTTTACCGTTGGGAAAACCGTCAGGGAGCCGTAGGTACGCCACCGAAATGGTGGGAGCATCCCTGAGGGTATAGACGTTGATCTGGCGGCCGGGAACACCGGCGTCGGAGGTTGTCCATGCGTTCGCCACCCCGGCCATCATTGCGTACGTTGCCCGGATCCCGTCCTCCAGGCTGTTCCAATAGGCCGGCCCCTCGCCGGCTTCCCCGGCGGTGGTGTACACGGTTTGGACGCACCGCTTGGCCTGGATATCGCGCATGAAGTCCGGGCTGATGAAGATCAGGTCGTCGTCGGTGTGGGCCACGATCTGCATGGCGCCACCAGTACCGGGGCAGGGCGGAACGGCTGC
This Paenarthrobacter sp. GOM3 DNA region includes the following protein-coding sequences:
- a CDS encoding ABC transporter permease → MANTATLPPAPATAPGDERIGRRSPLQKFLARPEVGALVGAVVLFIFFASVSQTFTQPNALATVLYGSSTIGIMAVGVSLLMIGGEFDLSTGVAVISSALTASLFSWNFSLNAWVGVGLALVVSLGIGFINGWILVKTKLPSFIVTLATFLMLTGLNLALTRLIGGSVSSPSISKLDGFESARAVFASSVSIGGVEVKITVFFWIVLVAVASWILLRTRIGNWIFAVGGDANAARAVGVPVTKTKIGLFMAVGFCGWILGMHNLFAFDAVQSGEGVGNEFLYIIAAVIGGCLLTGGYGSAVGGAIGAFIFGMANKGIVYAQWNPDWFKFFLGLMLLLATIVNLIVKRRAELK
- a CDS encoding Gfo/Idh/MocA family protein — translated: MKNVTLGLVGVGRIGVMHAKNISALNESLNPDGIHVSLKLTDVAEDHARTVADSVGAEFLGSVEELINSGVDGLVIATGTATHPGLIRAGVDAGIPVFCEKPVAVNVAESLPVLDYISEKSGTVQIGHQRRFDAGYLEAKRAYEAGELGWIHSLRAVTCDMTPPPVEFLATSGGLFRDCSVHDFDILRWLTGREIVEVYAKGSNNGDPAIGEVGDVDTALALVTFDDGTVGTVSASRYNGAGHDVRLELQGSEQSVLVGMDQQMALRSAEPAVTFPSGTAHTTFAERFDQAYRAEMAAFVEVVLGKRTNPCTPEDAVAASKVADAAQLSLETGVPVRVPA
- a CDS encoding LacI family DNA-binding transcriptional regulator; the encoded protein is MNNNRRPTLYDVATQAGVSPSLVSLFLKDPERISEKRRNAVRDAITELGYRPSRAATTLASSSTKSIGLVIDDYRNPWFVDLLRGMESVLSNLGYQVMLADSRPGENRIKEATDGLLAMHVDALVIAAEPSEAMLAKTWVPTVVAGWRKGVPLGADLITNDDDGGGSMAANHLLGLGHVRIGHVSGADGASAHRRAGYRRAVEAAGVEPVISESTGTSEEDGYETASRLLERHPDTTAIFAANDSMALGAFAAIKARGLSVPADVSVIGYDNSPLAKSRFLDLTSIDNRSDLVGTDSAHRLLARIADPALKPERKLIEPTLALRGTTAPLR
- a CDS encoding Gfo/Idh/MocA family protein translates to MAESLGVAVIGAGMAGKAHAAAYRTASALYSPVLPQIRLVSIGDVNAEFGSLAARRFGYERNDTSWQAIAEADDIDVVSVVIANSLHREVVEGLLAAGKHVLCEKPLSDTLDDARAMAEAARTAEARGNLARIGFTFRRTPGIAYIRDLIRNGVLGNVLHFSGRYWTDYGFSPQAPMSWRYKGGPGSGALADVGSHLTYISEFLCGNITSISGGRLSTAIDKRPLPLSAVMGHDHAAVSDTFEAVENDDYAAFNAEFTSGAGSFEVSRVAAGHANSLQFEVFCENGGAKFDQRRPNEIQLFLNDGSGLQGGYRQVILGPGHPYIAGGLAMDAPEVGFGQNDAFGYQARAFLEEVAGLAEVDSLPRCATFDEGVRNMELLGAVTESALNNGKKITL
- a CDS encoding ATP-binding cassette domain-containing protein — encoded protein: MNAQQIDQQTLLKGEKDPLTHTPVHLLSLDGVGKHYGNIIALRDVTMAVDNGRVTCVLGDNGAGKSTLIKIIAGLHQHDEGTLHVMGDARKFNSPRDALDAGIATVYQDLAVVPLMPIWRNFFLGSELTKGFGPFKSMDVQKMKEITLSELAQMGIDLRDVEQPIGQLSGGERQCVAIARAVYFGAKVLILDEPTAALGVKQSGVVLRYILQARDRGLGVIFITHNPHHAFPVGDRFLLLKRGKSIGYYDKKDITLDELTAQMAGGAELAELAHELEQLGGHSDALEEVKAEVAGVEESVPENATKRH
- a CDS encoding DUF7402 domain-containing protein, whose product is MQIVAHTDDDLIFISPDFMRDIQAKRCVQTVYTTAGEAGEGPAYWNSLEDGIRATYAMMAGVANAWTTSDAGVPGRQINVYTLRDAPTISVAYLRLPDGFPNGKGSSRYGGQSILKLWDGRLSSIRPVDNSAAYTKEQFQTTLNTMVNNFRPTTFRTQDWTGNYNDPYDHSDHWATAKFAQLATRSYTGPHTSSAYDAYVIDEYVQNVTGAELTAKVNAFVRFADFDKYLCDSPCPAPPYSDWLKRQYITAIEWTGNAAKSPGTTVSASSQKASAQSPEKARDGYAWGSPMDATREWVTNGGKAGSWIQYNFSPARTINAVTLFDRPVASDQVTGGNLQFSDGSTVPVPALPNNGSGLTVNFPARTVSSLRFNITAVSGSTTNVGLAEFEAYITADTVAPIVTATPEGGTYNVGQKVTLSTNEPGTIYYTTDGSTPTTSTPTKVSYPNTASITIDGPKTLKYFAVDTANNASAVATQTYSTGPDTTKPVVTANPAGGAYAAGTSITLTSNEPNSVIKYTKDGTDPLSAGIVYTSAITFDGPDPMVLKYYATDPAGNASDVASQTYTVPPDTTPPTVTANPTGRALPSGATIALSANEAGASIYYTTDGSTPTATESATNIKYASPIVMGNSALVLKYIGVDTAGNTSAVGTQTYSVPAAGPPSAHDFDGDGKADVLASDATGNLYLYPGDGAGGFQARKVAVPASDWSTGTDAITPGDFNRDGKADVVARAGDVLWLYPGDGAGGFGARSQISTGWSAMTQLFSPGDFSGDGIPDIMARRSTGDLRLYAGNGSGGLRTPTTVGTGWNVMNAIFSTGDFNGDGKADVLARRADTGALWLYPGDGASDWLPWTQISAGWDNRTSMAGPRDLDGDAKNDVLGRIGDTLWLYPGSGSGTFRNVPPTSLGTGWQAMKIIA
- a CDS encoding sugar phosphate isomerase/epimerase family protein, coding for MKLGVYNAILHDRPLPEALKVIADLGLTGIEINTGGFLPAVHVPTFDQILESDAARDDYLGIFEGTGVSIAGLNCNGNPLHPKREIGEKHAEDIRRSIRLAHRLGQDRVVTMSGLPGGEPGATTVNWVVNAWNSAALDVLDYQWGVAAAFWKETDRLAADHGVKVALELHPQNIVFNTADVYKLVELTGATHVGVELDASHLFWQQMDPVAVVRELGPLVFQAAAKDVRVNKDNAALYGVLDNSFRRLSESENRTNLGGDEWANEWPKNSAWDFVALGRGHDTAFWTEFLRVLHDVDPNMLVNIEHEDVSLGRIEGLEVAAQVLRDADAALAASLNVPA